A genomic stretch from Coregonus clupeaformis isolate EN_2021a chromosome 23, ASM2061545v1, whole genome shotgun sequence includes:
- the LOC123481670 gene encoding kalirin-like — protein MQPWSQIQYKGKLPTSAAGASLSRSGTRRVVPSRVFLFEQIVIFSELLRKGSSTPGYQFKKSIKVSYLGLEEQVDNDPCKFVLSCRGSAERFTLQAANLDIKQVWVQHVSQVLDAQSNFLSALQSPIEYHKEKGGSQSLTRNQSGSRPPSSNSRPLSSSSVGAEKPPTGNRNFFYLSAAPAISLGGPSSSLFPCQSPCTSAISVCKPGFDWYISWHNRKSLSWNTLRSRKRAEKDISGKGDAKVENGLRKPKEILSTKVTVKESNSSEESDCDDELPKTSMEIMNPNFIQEVAPEFLIPLADVTCAFGETVVLCCKVCGRPKPNITLKGPDQNPVVNNSRFTINIRDTGDILLKICNLMPQDTGIYTCVAINDHGTASSSASIKVQGIPAAPARPVAQEASSNAVIVHWLPPASSANCAVSSYTVEYRQEDSLVWQQSVVSTVDVCVKIEDLIPGGHYQFRVSASNPWGISPPSEPSNMVTLPSGISTFDGTGIQWKDNFESTFTEICEIGRGRFSVVRKCLNKASKKEVAVKYVTKKMQKKEQVAHEADILCHVQHSQLVALTDTYESPTSLMLVFELLEGGRLLDYLVAHDELMEEKVAFFVKDTLEALQHLHTCKVVHLDLKPENLLVDLHVPVPCIKLIDFGDAVQVSGHRYVHLLLGNPEFAAPELIQGTPVSLSTDVWSAGVLAYVMLSGVSPFLDESLEETCVNICKLDFCFPEDYFQGVSQAARDFINSTLQQDPRKRPSATTCLQHPWVGAHSGDYSKNPLDTGRLASFIDRRRQLHDVRPVTNIKGLVTSSMGHTL, from the exons ATGCAACCCTGGTCTCAGATCCAGTACAAGG GTAAGCTACCCACTTCTGCAGCAGGAGCTTCTTTGTCACGGAGCGGGACACGGCGTGTTGTCCCCAGCCGGGTCTTCCTCTTTGAGCAGATCGTCATCTTCAGCGAGCTCCTCCGCAAGGGCTCGTCCACCCCAGGCTACCAGTTTAAGAAGAGCATCAAG GTGAGCTACTTGGGCTTGGAGGAGCAAGTGGACAACGACCCGTGTAAGTTTGTGCTGTCGTGTCGAGGCTCGGCCGAGCGATTCACCCTGCAGGCGGCCAACCTGGACATCAAGCAGGTGTGGGTCCAACATGTCAGCCAGGTCCTGGATGCCCAGAGCAACTTCCTGTCTG CCCTGCAGTCTCCCATTGAGTACCACAAAGAGAAGGGTGGTTCTCAATCCCTCACCAGAAACCAGTCTGGCAGTCGGCCCCCCAGTTCCAACAGCaggcccctctcctcctcctctgtgggGGCAGAGAAGCCCCCCACTGGCAACCGGAACTTCTTCTATCTCTCCGCAGCTCCTGCTATATCACTGGGTGGTCCTTCCTCCAGTCTGTT CCCCTGTCAATCCCCCTGCACCTCTGCCATCAGTGTGTGTAAGCCTGGATTTGACTGGTATATTTCTTGGCACAACAGGAAATCTCTTTCATGGAATACCCTGCGCTCGAGAAAGCGAGCAGAGAAGGATATCAGTGGCAAGGGTGATGCAAAGGTTGAGAATGGACTCCGTAAGCCCAAGGAGATTCTCAGCACCAAGGTCACTGTCAAA GAGTCAAACAGCTCAGAGGAGTCAGATTGCGATGATGAACTCCCCAAAACTAGCATGGAG ATAATGAATCCCAATTTTATACAAGAAG TGGCTCCAGAGTTCCTGATCCCACTAGCTGATGTAACGTGTGCTTTTGGGGAGACGGTGGTCCTATGCTGCAAAGTGTGTGGACGTCCCAAACCCAACATCACTCTGAAAGGACCCGATCAGAACCCGGTTGTCAACAACAGCAGGTTCACTATAAACATTAG GGATACGGGCGACATTCTGCTGAAGATCTGTAACCTGATGCCCCAGGACACTGGCATCTACACCTGTGTGGCCATCAATGACCATGGCACTgcctcctcctccgcctccaTCAAAGTACAAG GTATTCCAGCGGCACCTGCGAGGCCGGTGGCCCAGGAGGCCAGTAGCAATGCAGTGATTGTCCACTGGCTCCCCCCAGCCAGCTCAGCTAACTGTGCTGTGTCCAGCTACACAGTGGAGTACAGGCAGGAAG ACTCCCTGGTGTGGCAGCAGTCGGTGGTCTCcactgtagatgtgtgtgtgaaaaTTGAAGATCTCATTCCTGGGGGGCACTACCAGTTCCGGGTCAGTGCCAGTAACCCCTGGGGTATCAGTCCGCCCAGCGAGCCCTCCAACATGGTGACCCTGCCCAGCGGGA TTTCCACATTTGATGGAACTGGCATTCAGTGGAAAGACAACTTTGAATCGACTTTTACAGAAATTTGTGAGATCGGACG GGGCCGATTCTCTGTAGTGAGAAAGTGTCTGAACAAGGCTAGTAAGAAGGAGGTGGCTGTGAAGTATGTCACTAAGAAGATGCAGAAGAAGGAGCAGGTGGCCCATGAGGCGGACATCTTATGCCACGTCCAGCATTCTCAGCTGGTGGCTCTGACTGACACCTATGAGTCCCCCACCTCCCTTATGCTGGTCTTCGAGCt GCTGGAGGGCGGGAGGCTGCTGGACTACCTGGTGGCCCATGATGAGCtgatggaggagaaggtggcctTCTTTGTGAAGGACACCTTAGAGGCATTGCAGCACCTCCACACCTGCAAAGTGGTACATCTAGACCTAAAG CCTGAGAACCTCCTGGTGGATCTCCACGTGCCTGTTCCCTGCATTAAGCTCATAGACTTTGGCGATGCGGTCCAGGTGTCTGGCCACCGTTATGTCCACCTGCTCCTGGGAAACCCAGAGTTTGCTGCTCCGGAGCTGATCCAGGGCACCCCGGTGTCGCTGAGCACGGACGTGTGGAGCGCCGGCGTCCTGGCCTACGTCATGCTGAGCGGCGTCTCGCCCTTCCTGGACGAGAGCCTGGAGGAAACGTGCGTCAACATCTGCAAGCTGGACTTCTGCTTCCCCGAGGACTACTTCCAGGGAGTGAGCCAGGCGGCCCGGGACTTCATCAACTCTACCCTGCAGCAGGACCCCCGGAAGAGGCCCAGTGCCACCACCTGTCTCCAGCACCCCTGGGTGGGCGCCCACAGTGGAGACTACTCCAAGAACCCACTGGACACTGGTCGCCTGGCCTCCTTCATCGACAGACGGAGGCAGCTGCATGACGTGCGCCCCGTCACCAACATCAAGGGACTGGTGACTAGTAGCATGGGACACACCCTATGA